Proteins from one Cryptomeria japonica unplaced genomic scaffold, Sugi_1.0 HiC_scaffold_2070, whole genome shotgun sequence genomic window:
- the LOC131066397 gene encoding putative ripening-related protein 6: MTVNSFEKGGDGGGPSACDGHFHSDNDHWVALPPPTFHHNSNCFRKVKMSARGKSTVATVIDECAKPCKDDIVDASESVWKALGVRHFDNDFGLMPITWHFIS, translated from the coding sequence ATGACGGTGAACAGCTTCGAGAAAGGAGGAGATGGAGGCGGACCTTCCGCTTGTGATGGGCACTTCCATTCCGACAATGATCACTGGGTGGCTCTTCCTCCTCCCACCTTTCATCACAACTCCAACTGTTTTCGCAAAGTGAAAATGAGTGCGCGAGGGAAGTCTACGGTGGCCACCGTCATCGATGAATGCGCGAAGCCGTGTAAGGATGACATCGTGGACGCCTCTGAAAGTGTTTGGAAAGCCCTCGGCGTGCGCCACTTCGATAATGACTTCGGACTCATGCCCATCACCTGGCATTTCATCTCCTAG